The following proteins are encoded in a genomic region of [Eubacterium] hominis:
- a CDS encoding DUF1266 domain-containing protein, translating into MFDIDEIRKQALASMRETMEKNEERISKIEVPSSEKGASVSAAEVEEQIAANTQRQVEILGQMFGPDSMAQMAVNEELLQKMVNDKVAEATSATAGDLMGQLFGEDMGILAAALETLEMEDADDEEELSFDLELEEKLYTTLEETMARLEAMPEPEAIPYQKDDVKWERFGILLSGILSTLNSHDLDSMDVEEHIPVMEQKIVSLVRRSWGIDGRSDLLDMIRYLAQEGYILRYQLYSEASSPEELMDETMDEDDRESTCRAWRFAQRYKGQYAPGFMAGWDIGRAAMLTRWGCYLGWITESEAVGILWDLSQKVVEELHSWREFAQSYLFGGLMWKLLCGDSSAGSYLGYLADAATDLLTGKAEQDNGQWRDCPWPAQRKIGFTL; encoded by the coding sequence ATGTTCGATATAGACGAGATTAGGAAACAGGCACTCGCTTCTATGAGAGAAACCATGGAAAAGAACGAGGAACGAATTAGCAAAATTGAGGTTCCCAGCTCTGAAAAAGGCGCATCTGTGTCTGCCGCCGAAGTGGAAGAACAGATTGCCGCTAATACTCAACGTCAAGTAGAAATTCTTGGACAGATGTTTGGGCCAGATAGTATGGCTCAAATGGCTGTTAATGAGGAATTGCTGCAAAAGATGGTAAATGATAAAGTTGCTGAGGCAACTTCAGCTACTGCTGGGGACTTGATGGGACAGCTTTTCGGAGAAGATATGGGCATACTTGCGGCTGCTCTGGAAACGCTGGAAATGGAAGATGCGGACGATGAGGAAGAACTCTCATTCGATCTGGAACTGGAAGAAAAGCTCTATACTACCTTGGAAGAAACAATGGCCCGGCTTGAGGCCATGCCTGAGCCAGAAGCGATCCCATATCAAAAAGACGATGTAAAATGGGAACGCTTTGGCATCCTGCTGTCCGGTATTTTATCGACCCTTAACAGTCACGATCTGGATAGTATGGATGTGGAGGAACATATTCCTGTTATGGAGCAGAAAATCGTGTCCCTTGTGCGCCGCTCCTGGGGGATAGATGGCCGGAGTGATCTGCTGGACATGATCCGTTATCTGGCGCAGGAGGGTTATATCCTGCGGTATCAGCTTTATAGTGAGGCATCTTCGCCGGAGGAACTCATGGACGAAACTATGGACGAGGATGACCGTGAGTCTACCTGCCGGGCATGGAGGTTTGCACAACGGTATAAAGGTCAATATGCTCCCGGTTTTATGGCTGGATGGGATATTGGCCGGGCGGCGATGCTGACACGCTGGGGATGCTATTTAGGCTGGATCACAGAAAGCGAGGCTGTTGGTATTCTGTGGGATCTCTCCCAAAAGGTTGTTGAGGAACTGCATAGCTGGCGCGAATTTGCGCAATCTTATCTTTTTGGCGGTCTGATGTGGAAATTGCTATGCGGTGACAGCTCCGCAGGAAGTTACCTGGGTTATCTTGCAGACGCCGCCACAGACCTATTGACTGGAAAAGCAGAGCAGGATAACGGACAATGGCGTGATTGCCCTTGGCCTGCACAGAGAAAAATTGGTTTCACATTATAA
- a CDS encoding sigma-70 family RNA polymerase sigma factor, producing MTTINLKDFYYWYIQDQFIEVADEVAEALTASRRQEAAYVERARYNKAYYSLDCDDGIEYSACQHEPSPQELLDRKEMFFRLWNALNSLPELQGRRVDAHLILGKSYREIAREEGVDKSAVRCSVLCGIKRMKKYLRENF from the coding sequence ATGACAACCATCAATCTGAAAGATTTTTATTATTGGTACATACAGGATCAATTTATCGAGGTTGCTGACGAGGTGGCCGAGGCTCTCACCGCCAGCAGACGCCAGGAGGCCGCCTATGTGGAGCGGGCCCGGTACAACAAGGCATATTATTCCCTGGACTGTGATGACGGGATCGAATATTCCGCCTGCCAGCATGAGCCCAGCCCCCAGGAGCTCCTGGATCGCAAGGAAATGTTTTTCCGGCTCTGGAACGCGCTCAACTCCCTGCCGGAGCTCCAGGGCCGCCGGGTGGATGCCCACCTCATTCTCGGTAAAAGCTATCGGGAGATCGCCCGCGAGGAGGGCGTGGATAAAAGCGCCGTTAGGTGCTCCGTCCTCTGCGGGATCAAACGCATGAAAAAATATTTGCGGGAAAATTTCTAA
- a CDS encoding recombinase family protein — MDNRIDAIYGRQSIDKKDSISIESQFEFCRYELKGGEAKEYKDKGYSGKNIERPDFQRLLKDIRAGLIRRVIVYKLDRISRSIVDFAKLMELFKQYNVEFVSCTEKFDTSTPMGRAMLNICIVFAQLERESIQMRVQDAFYSRCAKGYYMRGRAPYGFDTEPIVMDGIKTKRLVENAEMDYAELMYEMYAEPENSYGDITRYFTENEIMVYGKTLKRGFVGQLLRNPVYVQADMDIYEYFKAQGAKIESPPELFTGEFSCYLYQGREGEENILVIAPHKGRIPSSLWLAVQHKLSQNTTFQNGRKCHNTWLAGKIKCGCCGYALASLNAPNGVTYMRCKQRMENKSCQGPGTLTKHDLEKSVYEEMVKKMREFQTLKGSKAEGYNPKLTAARAKLAKIEGEIEKLIDTLTGANPLLLQYANSRIEELDAERQKQLKLVADLTANSVSSSQVDSITGYLSHWEDVSFDDRRRVLDTLVSKVEATRTELAIEWKI, encoded by the coding sequence ATGGATAATAGAATAGATGCAATTTACGGGCGGCAGTCGATTGACAAAAAGGATAGTATCAGCATTGAAAGTCAATTTGAATTTTGCCGGTATGAACTAAAAGGCGGTGAAGCGAAAGAATACAAAGACAAGGGATATTCCGGGAAGAACATAGAACGCCCCGACTTCCAGCGGCTTCTGAAAGACATCCGGGCCGGACTGATCCGGCGGGTGATTGTTTACAAACTGGATCGGATTAGCCGCTCCATTGTGGACTTCGCAAAGCTCATGGAACTGTTCAAGCAGTACAACGTGGAATTTGTCTCCTGCACCGAAAAATTTGATACGTCAACCCCGATGGGCCGGGCGATGCTCAATATCTGCATCGTGTTCGCCCAACTGGAACGGGAAAGCATCCAGATGCGTGTGCAGGACGCTTTTTATTCCCGGTGTGCCAAGGGCTACTATATGAGGGGCCGGGCTCCATACGGTTTTGATACGGAGCCCATCGTCATGGACGGTATCAAAACAAAGCGGCTGGTTGAAAACGCTGAGATGGACTACGCCGAGCTTATGTATGAAATGTATGCCGAGCCGGAGAACTCCTACGGCGACATTACCCGGTATTTTACCGAGAATGAAATCATGGTGTATGGAAAGACATTGAAGCGCGGCTTTGTGGGCCAGCTTTTGAGAAATCCGGTTTACGTCCAGGCCGATATGGATATTTACGAATATTTCAAGGCCCAGGGCGCGAAAATCGAAAGCCCGCCGGAACTGTTCACAGGTGAATTTAGCTGTTACTTGTACCAGGGCCGCGAGGGGGAGGAAAACATTCTGGTGATTGCGCCCCACAAGGGCCGCATCCCCTCGTCCCTCTGGCTGGCCGTCCAGCACAAGCTGTCCCAAAATACCACGTTCCAGAATGGCCGCAAATGCCACAATACATGGCTGGCCGGGAAAATCAAGTGTGGATGCTGTGGGTATGCGCTGGCCAGTCTGAACGCTCCAAACGGTGTCACTTATATGCGGTGCAAGCAACGCATGGAAAACAAAAGCTGTCAAGGGCCCGGCACTCTCACAAAGCACGACTTGGAAAAATCGGTCTATGAGGAAATGGTTAAGAAGATGCGGGAATTTCAAACGCTGAAAGGCAGTAAGGCGGAGGGGTACAATCCCAAACTGACCGCCGCCCGCGCTAAACTTGCCAAAATCGAGGGCGAGATTGAAAAGCTCATTGACACGCTGACCGGGGCAAACCCGCTTTTGTTGCAATACGCAAACAGCCGGATTGAAGAACTGGACGCGGAACGGCAAAAGCAGTTAAAGCTGGTGGCCGACCTCACCGCTAACTCTGTTTCTTCCTCACAGGTCGATAGCATAACGGGATATTTAAGCCATTGGGAAGATGTGAGCTTCGATGACAGGCGGCGCGTTCTTGACACGCTGGTTTCAAAAGTTGAGGCCACTCGCACCGAACTTGCTATTGAATGGAAGATCTAA
- a CDS encoding Rpn family recombination-promoting nuclease/putative transposase, giving the protein MDDLDSMEMRNYICEYSIGNGVKIVKSTILNVEILPDQLGNKKIILDILAEDSKGNLYNIEMQRAPTIADYYRWEYYGARNLSSRLKKGGKYINLKPVYQIIFMRGYAYGNHNLINRYIMRNDNGQQEHENPLMHRIYVSLPAIDHIVAEKGKNNLNEFEKIIYLFEHNEPCDTIEPGKMVNVIMSRYKRMKQNKSIWTMAEKLEEAQMIEESLIEISRKEGLEEGIEKGIERGIEQGIEQGKKERTEEFIKQQISLKYHTDASAWLSSLSSDQLEQAPALILTCDTFESLQQQINQIQS; this is encoded by the coding sequence ATGGATGATTTAGATTCTATGGAAATGCGCAATTATATTTGTGAGTATTCTATAGGTAATGGTGTTAAAATCGTAAAATCAACGATCTTAAACGTTGAAATATTACCAGATCAACTTGGCAACAAAAAAATTATTTTGGATATTTTAGCTGAAGATTCTAAGGGGAATCTTTACAATATTGAAATGCAAAGAGCTCCTACGATTGCTGATTATTATCGGTGGGAGTATTATGGCGCAAGAAATCTTAGTTCACGTTTGAAAAAAGGTGGAAAGTATATAAATTTAAAACCTGTATATCAGATTATTTTTATGCGTGGCTATGCTTATGGTAATCATAACCTTATCAATCGTTATATTATGCGAAATGATAATGGCCAACAGGAACATGAAAATCCTTTGATGCACCGTATATATGTAAGCCTTCCAGCAATTGATCACATTGTAGCAGAAAAAGGAAAAAATAATTTAAATGAATTTGAAAAAATCATTTACCTATTTGAACATAACGAGCCTTGTGATACAATAGAACCAGGAAAGATGGTGAATGTTATCATGAGTAGATATAAAAGAATGAAACAAAACAAATCTATATGGACAATGGCCGAGAAACTTGAAGAAGCACAGATGATTGAAGAAAGTTTGATTGAAATCAGCAGAAAAGAAGGTTTAGAAGAAGGAATCGAAAAAGGTATTGAAAGAGGTATTGAGCAAGGGATTGAACAGGGCAAAAAAGAAAGAACAGAAGAATTTATAAAACAACAGATTTCATTAAAATATCACACGGATGCTTCTGCTTGGCTATCATCTTTATCATCTGATCAATTAGAACAAGCACCTGCCCTCATTTTAACATGTGATACTTTTGAAAGCCTGCAACAACAAATCAATCAGATACAGTCATAG
- a CDS encoding rubrerythrin family protein produces the protein MELKGSKTEQNLMAAFAGESQARNKYTYYAQMAREEGMEQIADIFEETARNEQEHAKLWFKALHGDKVPTTAVNLEDAAAGENYEWTDMYKGFAETAKEEGFAKIAFQMEQVAKIEKHHEERYLALLENVKNGKVFEKDEPTVWVCDICGYRHEGVKAPGACPVCGYSGAHFAEEAKNY, from the coding sequence ATGGAATTAAAAGGATCAAAAACTGAACAGAATTTAATGGCAGCATTTGCTGGTGAAAGCCAGGCAAGAAACAAGTATACTTATTATGCTCAGATGGCTCGTGAAGAAGGTATGGAACAAATCGCTGATATCTTCGAAGAAACAGCTCGTAACGAACAGGAACATGCAAAATTATGGTTTAAAGCATTACATGGTGATAAAGTTCCTACAACTGCAGTAAACTTGGAAGATGCAGCTGCTGGTGAAAACTACGAATGGACAGATATGTACAAAGGTTTCGCTGAAACAGCTAAAGAAGAAGGATTTGCTAAAATCGCTTTCCAGATGGAACAAGTTGCTAAAATTGAAAAACACCACGAAGAAAGATACTTAGCATTATTGGAAAATGTAAAGAATGGTAAAGTATTTGAAAAAGATGAACCAACTGTTTGGGTATGTGATATCTGTGGATATCGTCACGAAGGCGTAAAAGCACCAGGTGCTTGCCCAGTTTGCGGTTATTCAGGAGCTCACTTCGCTGAAGAAGCTAAAAACTATTAA
- a CDS encoding transcriptional repressor, whose product MYKSSKQRDLIMNYMKQINGHVTAEQIFNDLNANGTKISLATVYRNLNILCDLHEIKKIAHPIEGYQYDKTCKPHYHLHCIKCDRILDLDIPYKEDFNKEMSEATGLPITTHDMMVEGICEDCLKKQ is encoded by the coding sequence ATGTATAAATCATCGAAACAGCGTGATTTGATCATGAATTATATGAAGCAAATCAATGGGCATGTGACAGCTGAACAAATCTTTAATGATTTAAATGCGAATGGCACAAAAATCAGTTTAGCCACTGTTTATCGAAACTTAAATATTTTATGTGATTTGCATGAAATAAAGAAAATTGCTCATCCTATTGAAGGATACCAATACGATAAGACATGTAAACCACACTATCATCTGCATTGTATTAAATGTGATCGTATTCTTGATTTAGATATCCCATATAAAGAGGATTTTAATAAGGAAATGTCAGAAGCAACAGGGCTTCCAATCACGACACATGATATGATGGTTGAAGGTATTTGTGAGGATTGTTTAAAAAAGCAGTAA
- a CDS encoding glycoside hydrolase family 127 protein, with the protein MDDKNKILEDMESINLGNLNTIEFDLVLPRMGEHGSMISWISSDTRFLKRNGKVIQPRHGMGKRVVTLTGVFELGSYKMTKEYTVTIMEENDSFEVRDLMPIIVHAQVNETFYLPNSAVITTANDLKLSHTIDWEGKEACCFEEPGIYQIRGHLLQSNFPVSAKIIVHRTYQKPLLYKERNCISCEGNVALLPSSFLQAMRRKVDALCEIDDDQMLYNFRMNAQLDLHNAQPMIGWDTVDSKLRGHTTGHYLSALALCYRETKEKKILNKIQYMIEELGKCQDAISHIEGYHEGYLGGIEESQYDALENFAHYPEIWAPYYSLHKILAGLLDCYQYTYIEKAKQIAERLGKWVVNRLSDIDKASLKRMWGIYIAGEYGGMNESLAQLYQLTGDIRFLQTAMKFDNDRLMVPLQQDVDALCWIHVNQHIPQVIGALKIFEGSHQEKYYTIAKRFWDFVVEAHTYTNGSIGEGEIFHEPYAIASMIDDNTGETCASYNMLKLTKELFSYEPKVKYMDYYERCMVNHILATQIQDIPEASTYFFPLEPGSKKSYTDENSCCHGTGLENHFKYSEAIYFANKDDVYINLFVSSVLNFDKQDVSVDMKVKEECPEDIHIKFIGAKKCKLHIRVPYWHRGDILVTINGVLQKTIIEDGYIVMDQLWENTEIHVQYHCSYFIEETPDRSDIISIHYGPYVLAVISQSQEYIQYQIQDIEKQISKQPQELKFYDLVNRVELLPLFQIDQHSYHVYVKKG; encoded by the coding sequence ATGGATGATAAAAATAAAATACTGGAGGATATGGAAAGTATTAATTTAGGAAATCTGAATACCATAGAATTTGATTTGGTTTTACCACGGATGGGAGAACATGGCAGTATGATTTCCTGGATATCTAGCGATACACGTTTTTTAAAACGCAATGGTAAAGTGATACAGCCAAGGCATGGCATGGGAAAGCGGGTTGTGACATTAACTGGTGTTTTTGAATTAGGAAGTTATAAGATGACAAAAGAATACACTGTCACGATTATGGAAGAAAATGATTCCTTTGAAGTTAGAGATCTTATGCCAATTATTGTACATGCGCAGGTAAATGAAACTTTCTATTTACCAAATTCTGCAGTCATTACAACTGCCAATGACCTAAAACTATCACATACCATTGATTGGGAAGGAAAAGAGGCATGCTGCTTTGAAGAACCTGGAATCTATCAGATAAGAGGGCATCTTTTACAAAGCAATTTTCCTGTATCCGCAAAGATTATTGTACATAGAACTTATCAAAAACCTCTTTTATATAAAGAAAGAAACTGCATATCTTGTGAAGGAAATGTCGCACTGTTACCTTCATCATTTCTTCAAGCTATGAGGCGTAAAGTAGATGCACTTTGTGAAATAGATGATGATCAGATGTTATATAATTTTCGTATGAATGCACAATTAGATTTACATAATGCACAGCCAATGATTGGATGGGATACTGTAGACAGTAAATTACGTGGGCATACAACTGGGCATTATTTATCAGCATTAGCCCTATGTTATCGAGAAACCAAAGAGAAAAAGATTTTAAATAAAATACAATATATGATAGAAGAATTAGGAAAATGTCAGGATGCGATTTCTCATATTGAGGGGTATCATGAAGGATATCTAGGGGGAATTGAGGAAAGCCAGTATGATGCATTGGAGAATTTTGCACATTATCCTGAAATATGGGCACCATATTATTCTTTACATAAAATATTAGCAGGATTATTAGACTGTTACCAATATACATATATAGAAAAAGCGAAACAGATTGCGGAAAGATTAGGAAAATGGGTCGTAAATCGTCTGTCTGATATAGATAAGGCTTCATTAAAAAGAATGTGGGGAATTTATATTGCTGGAGAATATGGCGGAATGAATGAGTCCCTTGCACAGCTTTATCAATTAACTGGGGATATCCGTTTCCTTCAAACTGCAATGAAATTTGATAACGATCGTTTGATGGTACCATTACAACAAGATGTAGATGCATTATGCTGGATACATGTGAATCAACATATTCCACAGGTTATTGGCGCATTAAAGATATTTGAAGGATCTCATCAAGAAAAATATTATACGATCGCAAAAAGGTTCTGGGATTTTGTTGTAGAAGCACATACATATACCAATGGAAGTATTGGCGAAGGCGAAATCTTTCATGAACCATATGCAATCGCTTCTATGATTGATGATAATACAGGAGAAACATGTGCTTCTTATAATATGTTAAAATTAACCAAAGAACTATTTTCTTATGAACCAAAAGTAAAATATATGGACTATTATGAACGATGCATGGTAAATCATATACTTGCTACACAAATACAAGATATTCCTGAAGCAAGTACGTATTTCTTTCCATTAGAGCCCGGTTCTAAAAAATCTTATACAGATGAGAATAGCTGTTGTCATGGGACAGGCTTAGAAAATCATTTCAAATATAGTGAAGCAATTTATTTCGCAAATAAAGACGATGTATATATCAATCTATTTGTATCGTCTGTTTTAAACTTTGATAAACAGGATGTAAGCGTAGATATGAAAGTGAAAGAAGAATGCCCTGAAGATATTCATATTAAATTTATCGGAGCTAAGAAATGTAAACTGCATATCCGTGTACCATATTGGCATAGGGGAGATATACTTGTCACAATCAATGGTGTTCTTCAAAAAACAATTATAGAAGATGGATACATTGTAATGGACCAATTATGGGAAAATACAGAAATTCATGTACAATATCATTGTTCCTATTTTATAGAAGAAACACCTGATCGTTCTGATATTATATCTATTCATTATGGTCCTTATGTGTTGGCCGTCATCAGTCAAAGCCAGGAATATATCCAATATCAAATACAGGATATAGAGAAGCAAATTAGTAAGCAACCACAGGAATTAAAATTTTATGATTTGGTAAACAGGGTAGAATTATTGCCATTATTTCAAATTGACCAACATAGTTATCATGTATATGTGAAAAAAGGATAA
- a CDS encoding helix-turn-helix transcriptional regulator — MFYVNQHLEQPVVFESCGIFMADQRWRHEKRIIDSYEIIIVYNGTLSMRVNNTCFDVHENEMLIIPPFNYHEGVNYSEKGLRFFWCHFSNISFEQMSKETVEALSNNETFAQMLLLPEFTNKISVNRANILFHQLLDIYQETQNGMYLNYFMTSILMELSYQTHTSYFPNGRKDNSNITQPIRDWVRIHALEHITVESIAEEFRYNKSYLSRMFKENEGISIKELITKYRIEYAKSMLVNTSKDIIEIAYEAGYVDPKYFMRVFKRVEQVTPTVYRRTFAQKHFNNK; from the coding sequence ATGTTTTACGTAAATCAACATCTGGAACAGCCTGTTGTATTCGAAAGCTGTGGTATCTTTATGGCAGATCAGCGCTGGCGCCATGAGAAAAGAATCATTGACAGTTATGAAATTATTATTGTTTATAATGGAACCTTATCTATGCGTGTGAATAACACGTGCTTTGATGTGCATGAAAATGAAATGCTGATCATTCCACCATTTAACTATCATGAAGGTGTCAACTATAGTGAAAAAGGATTGCGGTTTTTCTGGTGTCATTTTTCTAATATATCCTTTGAACAAATGAGTAAAGAAACCGTAGAGGCATTAAGCAATAATGAAACATTTGCGCAAATGCTGCTATTGCCTGAATTTACAAATAAAATCAGTGTGAATCGAGCTAATATTTTGTTTCATCAATTATTAGATATCTATCAAGAAACACAGAATGGGATGTATCTTAACTACTTCATGACAAGTATTCTAATGGAATTATCTTATCAAACACATACATCTTATTTTCCAAATGGAAGAAAAGATAACTCAAATATTACACAACCAATCAGGGACTGGGTGCGTATCCATGCTTTAGAACATATTACCGTAGAATCTATCGCAGAAGAGTTTCGCTATAATAAAAGCTACCTTTCTCGTATGTTCAAAGAAAACGAAGGTATTAGTATAAAAGAATTAATCACAAAATATCGTATAGAATATGCGAAATCAATGCTTGTGAATACCAGTAAAGATATTATAGAAATTGCTTATGAAGCTGGATATGTAGATCCTAAATACTTTATGCGTGTATTTAAACGTGTGGAACAGGTAACACCAACGGTATATCGAAGAACATTTGCGCAAAAACATTTTAATAATAAGTAG
- a CDS encoding aminopeptidase P family protein translates to MNKITQLRQMMAKQQIEALLISTQANVYYVSGFYAEAGVATILLTQKDAYLMSDGRFMTEAKEATNGFEVVRWKDDMFQDLGKLIDTLRIQTVFVDDDSISYAQASTLMANTKAILKPAPKMIEQMRSIKTKEELEIIQKACQIVDDAFEEILKYIRPGMSEAQVRNELEFQMRKRGAENCSFETIIASGARGALPHGVASEKIIEKGDMVTMDLGALYHHYCSDITRTIAIGQPNEELIKIYKIVKDTQAIMAQHLKAGIVSHDLEKIGRDYIEAHGYDLIHGPGHSFGLEIHEAPFISSKSDAVFEENVVVTLEPGIYVPGLGGVRIEDDFLVTKDGCIQLTHANKDLIILPF, encoded by the coding sequence ATGAACAAGATTACACAATTACGTCAAATGATGGCGAAGCAACAGATAGAAGCTTTATTGATCAGTACACAGGCGAATGTATATTATGTTTCAGGGTTTTATGCAGAAGCAGGTGTTGCGACCATTTTATTAACACAAAAGGATGCTTATCTGATGAGTGATGGGCGTTTTATGACAGAGGCAAAAGAAGCAACAAATGGTTTTGAGGTTGTTCGCTGGAAAGATGATATGTTTCAGGATTTAGGAAAACTGATAGATACGTTACGTATTCAGACAGTTTTTGTGGATGATGATTCTATTTCCTATGCACAGGCAAGTACATTGATGGCGAACACAAAAGCAATACTAAAGCCAGCCCCTAAAATGATTGAGCAAATGCGATCTATAAAAACAAAAGAAGAATTAGAAATTATACAAAAAGCTTGTCAGATTGTAGATGATGCATTTGAAGAAATATTAAAGTATATACGTCCTGGCATGAGTGAAGCGCAAGTACGAAATGAATTAGAGTTTCAGATGAGAAAACGTGGCGCAGAAAATTGTTCCTTTGAAACGATTATTGCAAGTGGAGCACGTGGTGCATTGCCACATGGTGTTGCCAGTGAAAAAATAATTGAAAAAGGTGATATGGTAACGATGGATTTGGGGGCATTATATCATCATTATTGTAGCGATATTACAAGAACGATTGCGATAGGTCAGCCAAATGAAGAATTAATAAAAATTTATAAGATTGTAAAAGATACTCAGGCAATTATGGCACAACATCTAAAAGCAGGCATTGTGAGTCATGATTTAGAAAAAATTGGAAGAGATTATATCGAAGCACATGGCTATGATTTAATACATGGACCTGGACATAGTTTTGGTTTAGAAATTCATGAAGCACCATTTATTTCATCAAAATCTGATGCAGTGTTTGAAGAAAATGTGGTTGTGACATTAGAACCAGGTATTTATGTGCCAGGACTTGGCGGTGTCCGTATTGAAGATGATTTCCTTGTGACAAAAGATGGATGCATTCAGTTAACACATGCGAATAAAGATTTGATAATTTTACCATTCTAA